From a single Gimesia fumaroli genomic region:
- a CDS encoding tetratricopeptide repeat protein, with amino-acid sequence MSIDSYDPCPCNSGKKYKFCCHSIGDEISKISHLHETHQTATALQLLDRLKKNHPDQPLSYITEAQILMAERRFEDALKPLEQCLEHDPDHPAAHSLLATSTFLALGYKQAQKTIYTALQKCAAIDVSLATPLAISIAIALQMRGFFLAAREHFALAMRVASQEYKQNLFMNLLEFDGDDQIPYQFRGVHILERCPIENGDQQETFEKAQRLANLGCYRLAASLFKQLAEATNQPTLWKNAAFCYAWATDEIQAAELFHKAATIEDDFAESVELETLAQLLDLNNTGDVVESVEQVYELDSLSKFLTILEQHPQLLRGNVPPPEQEQELDERTPVAYFQIIDTPIDMESKGEDITLENVHVVIGDIDVFDADRQLGQPGLVRLYAYEGDQLTTAEKLFDEALGEQGKKECGLKVVEQDDEISSNPLSPIPAEQWPLFFRWSFPQKMPIIKRRELEAQQWKKLISETWSNTKLAGLDHKTPQEAAGNEERKVALTAAAYVLDAQVLALGHFLNFDELDPSLGIFELPVLSVNESSHFNTCSSMTQNRIPVKELTDSQLMYVFNRALLIRHPRFLYDVLIEILNRDECKKEVDLDRVYSTLTEICHKRNQREEMLSWIHQGQENAREQSENAFESELQWKMRELSFRLEDTTDPNLSDFMKQIWDQYGKKTPQIKEYLKAFAQAFDLDLPWMKAATLLDQGGVPGQTTAEGIWAPGEDTPDSESDSGQKLWLPGQS; translated from the coding sequence ATGAGTATCGATTCATACGATCCTTGCCCCTGCAATAGCGGAAAGAAATATAAATTTTGCTGCCATTCCATTGGCGACGAAATCAGTAAAATTTCACATCTGCATGAAACGCACCAGACAGCAACGGCACTCCAGTTACTGGATCGGCTCAAAAAAAATCATCCGGACCAGCCTTTGAGCTACATCACAGAAGCTCAAATTCTGATGGCAGAACGGCGATTTGAAGATGCCTTAAAGCCTTTGGAACAATGCCTGGAACATGACCCGGATCATCCAGCTGCCCATTCGTTGCTTGCCACTTCGACCTTTCTTGCTCTGGGTTATAAGCAAGCACAAAAAACTATCTATACTGCGTTGCAAAAATGTGCCGCCATTGATGTCAGTCTGGCAACGCCTTTAGCAATCAGCATTGCGATCGCACTTCAGATGCGCGGTTTTTTCCTGGCGGCACGCGAACACTTTGCCCTGGCAATGCGCGTCGCATCTCAGGAGTATAAGCAGAATCTGTTTATGAACCTGCTGGAATTTGATGGGGATGATCAAATTCCTTATCAATTTCGTGGGGTGCACATTCTGGAACGGTGCCCCATTGAAAATGGTGATCAGCAGGAAACATTTGAAAAAGCACAGCGACTCGCCAATCTGGGTTGCTATCGATTAGCTGCAAGTTTATTCAAACAACTTGCCGAAGCAACGAATCAACCCACCCTGTGGAAAAATGCGGCATTTTGCTATGCCTGGGCCACGGACGAAATTCAAGCTGCCGAACTGTTCCATAAAGCTGCGACTATCGAAGATGATTTTGCAGAATCAGTCGAACTGGAAACACTGGCACAATTGCTTGATTTAAATAATACAGGCGATGTCGTTGAATCGGTTGAGCAAGTTTATGAACTCGATTCCCTTTCCAAATTCCTGACAATCCTGGAACAACATCCTCAACTCTTACGGGGAAATGTTCCTCCTCCAGAACAAGAACAGGAATTGGACGAACGCACTCCCGTCGCATACTTTCAGATTATCGATACACCGATTGATATGGAATCAAAGGGAGAGGATATCACTCTAGAGAATGTTCATGTTGTAATTGGTGACATCGATGTTTTTGATGCGGACAGGCAGCTGGGACAACCGGGCCTCGTTCGCCTGTATGCATATGAAGGGGACCAACTCACAACGGCGGAGAAATTGTTTGACGAAGCCTTGGGTGAGCAAGGTAAAAAAGAATGTGGTTTAAAAGTCGTTGAACAAGATGACGAAATTTCCAGTAACCCACTTTCTCCTATTCCTGCTGAGCAATGGCCTCTGTTTTTCCGGTGGAGTTTTCCACAAAAAATGCCCATTATCAAACGGAGAGAACTCGAAGCACAACAGTGGAAGAAACTAATTTCGGAAACCTGGTCAAACACCAAATTAGCCGGCCTGGATCATAAAACCCCACAGGAGGCTGCGGGCAATGAGGAACGGAAGGTTGCACTAACGGCTGCCGCTTATGTCCTTGATGCCCAGGTATTGGCACTGGGACATTTTCTGAATTTCGATGAACTCGATCCCAGTCTGGGTATTTTTGAGCTGCCTGTTTTAAGTGTGAATGAATCCTCACATTTTAACACTTGCTCTTCCATGACTCAAAATCGAATTCCCGTCAAAGAACTCACTGACTCGCAGTTAATGTATGTTTTTAACCGTGCGTTACTCATCCGGCACCCTCGCTTCCTTTATGACGTATTAATCGAAATTCTGAATCGTGACGAATGTAAAAAAGAAGTCGATCTGGATCGCGTCTATTCAACATTGACCGAAATTTGCCACAAACGAAACCAACGTGAAGAAATGCTTTCCTGGATTCATCAGGGGCAGGAAAATGCCAGGGAGCAATCCGAGAATGCTTTCGAGAGTGAGCTTCAATGGAAAATGCGAGAACTCTCATTCCGTTTAGAAGACACTACAGATCCGAACCTCTCAGATTTTATGAAACAAATCTGGGATCAATACGGCAAAAAGACACCACAGATCAAAGAATATCTCAAAGCGTTCGCTCAAGCATTCGATCTGGATTTACCCTGGATGAAAGCAGCAACACTTTTAGATCAGGGAGGAGTTCCAGGCCAGACAACTGCCGAAGGCATCTGGGCACCGGGAGAAGACACACCGGATAGTGAATCTGACTCCGGACAGAAACTTTGGTTACCCGGACAATCCTGA
- the ribD gene encoding bifunctional diaminohydroxyphosphoribosylaminopyrimidine deaminase/5-amino-6-(5-phosphoribosylamino)uracil reductase RibD, whose product MDTINQFSNSEAVMQRALDLASLGTGSVEPNPAVGAVIVDENLNLIGEGYHQQHGGPHAEIHALTMAGTRAKGATIYVTLEPCCHQGKTGPCSQAIIKAGIKKAVIAMRDPAPHVDGGGIAELQQAGIEVELGLLESAAQKLVRPIVKRVTTGLPWVHAKWAMTLDGKLATRTGHSQWISNELSRELVHQLRGRMDAIIVGQQTAEKDDPLLTARPAGPRTPARIVVDSQAALSCQSKLVQSIDEAPVMVIAHDSAPTNNIKQLEQVGVEVLLFSNPTLQTAQPDLKQCLLELGRKEMTNILIEGGGSLLGSCFDARLIDEVHVFIAPKIVGGKTAITPLAGQGLDTIPQFQNITECQIRTLDSDIYVQGQIQYQA is encoded by the coding sequence GTGGATACCATCAATCAGTTTTCCAATTCAGAAGCTGTGATGCAACGTGCGCTTGATCTGGCCAGTCTGGGCACAGGGTCTGTTGAACCCAATCCTGCTGTCGGGGCAGTCATTGTTGATGAAAATCTGAACTTGATCGGTGAAGGGTATCATCAACAGCACGGTGGGCCTCATGCCGAAATCCATGCTTTAACTATGGCAGGAACACGGGCAAAAGGAGCCACGATTTATGTCACCCTGGAACCCTGTTGTCATCAGGGAAAAACAGGACCATGCTCTCAGGCAATTATCAAGGCGGGGATTAAAAAAGCCGTGATAGCGATGCGCGACCCTGCACCACATGTTGACGGTGGTGGAATTGCCGAGTTGCAACAAGCTGGAATTGAAGTCGAACTGGGACTACTGGAATCTGCTGCCCAAAAGCTGGTGCGTCCTATTGTAAAGCGTGTCACCACAGGTTTACCCTGGGTTCATGCGAAATGGGCTATGACGCTGGATGGAAAACTAGCGACTCGAACCGGCCACTCACAGTGGATTTCGAATGAACTTTCGCGTGAACTGGTCCACCAACTTCGTGGCCGCATGGATGCCATCATCGTCGGCCAGCAGACGGCAGAAAAAGACGACCCGCTACTCACAGCGCGGCCTGCAGGACCTAGAACACCCGCGCGCATTGTAGTTGATTCTCAAGCGGCGCTCTCCTGTCAGTCAAAACTGGTTCAGTCAATTGATGAAGCGCCTGTGATGGTTATCGCTCATGACTCGGCTCCGACAAACAATATCAAACAGCTGGAACAAGTGGGCGTCGAAGTCTTACTGTTTTCAAACCCCACATTACAAACGGCTCAGCCAGATCTCAAGCAATGCCTGTTGGAATTAGGCCGCAAAGAGATGACGAATATTCTGATCGAAGGCGGGGGAAGTCTGCTGGGCTCTTGCTTTGATGCTCGGCTGATCGATGAAGTTCACGTCTTCATAGCGCCTAAGATCGTGGGCGGTAAAACAGCGATCACCCCACTTGCGGGCCAGGGACTCGATACGATTCCGCAATTCCAAAACATCACAGAATGCCAGATTCGAACTCTGGATTCTGATATCTATGTGCAAGGCCAGATTCAATATCAAGCCTAG
- the thrC gene encoding threonine synthase — MSTVSTEIAYQKCISPACAATYSLDEVLTGCPKCGELLDVSYNWDQVQVPQSLRDFEKRWSNRNHPIDFSGVWRFRELLPFAQDDQIITIGEGQTMLKASNPVAQYAGLNDDCLYLQYEGLNPSGSFKDNGMTAASTHAVMVGAKVAACASTGNTSASLAVYASVAQKFKVVVFVGSGKIAFGKLSQALDYGAKTVQIQGDFDDALARVREVCNQEGIYLCNSVNPFRLEGQKSIMFRVLESLNWEVPDWIVVPGGNLGNSSAFGKAFMELKELGLIDRIPRLAIINAQGANTLYQLYEQEGIRWNGGNYDRAASTDFFTQMDQENRRASTLASAIEINRPVNFSKSLRALDVCNGVVREVTDQQILDAKAQVGAGGLGCEPASAASVAGAKLLKSEGVIASSDRVVCILTGHQLKDPNATVAYHSATDEHMDEKLTSHGVNKAPFSNGPIVVENDLDKIIKVIRSF, encoded by the coding sequence ATTTCTACTGTATCGACTGAAATTGCTTACCAGAAATGCATTTCACCCGCTTGTGCAGCAACCTATTCGCTTGACGAAGTTTTAACCGGTTGTCCGAAGTGTGGGGAATTGCTGGATGTTTCGTATAACTGGGATCAGGTTCAGGTTCCTCAGTCTCTGCGCGACTTTGAAAAACGCTGGAGTAATCGAAATCATCCGATTGATTTCAGTGGCGTTTGGCGATTTCGTGAATTGCTCCCCTTTGCCCAGGATGATCAGATCATTACGATCGGCGAGGGACAGACGATGCTGAAGGCATCGAACCCCGTGGCACAGTATGCCGGTCTGAATGATGACTGTCTTTATCTGCAGTACGAAGGCCTGAATCCGTCCGGCAGTTTCAAAGATAATGGAATGACGGCCGCTTCCACTCATGCTGTAATGGTCGGTGCCAAAGTCGCAGCGTGTGCGTCCACAGGGAATACCAGTGCTTCGTTGGCCGTATATGCCAGTGTTGCTCAAAAATTCAAAGTCGTTGTGTTTGTCGGTAGTGGAAAAATTGCGTTCGGAAAATTGTCGCAGGCACTTGACTATGGTGCAAAAACCGTTCAGATTCAGGGGGACTTTGATGACGCCCTGGCGCGTGTTCGCGAAGTCTGTAATCAAGAAGGAATTTATCTGTGTAACAGTGTGAATCCATTTCGACTCGAAGGTCAGAAATCGATTATGTTTCGTGTGCTGGAAAGTCTGAACTGGGAAGTTCCCGACTGGATTGTCGTGCCTGGTGGAAATCTGGGAAATTCCAGTGCGTTCGGTAAAGCATTTATGGAACTGAAGGAGTTAGGGCTTATCGACCGGATTCCGCGTCTGGCGATAATCAATGCCCAAGGTGCTAACACGCTCTATCAGCTTTACGAACAGGAAGGCATACGCTGGAATGGCGGAAATTATGACCGCGCCGCTTCGACGGACTTCTTTACTCAAATGGACCAGGAAAACCGACGTGCATCCACTCTGGCCAGTGCCATCGAAATTAACCGTCCGGTGAATTTTTCTAAATCGTTACGAGCTCTTGATGTATGTAATGGTGTCGTTCGCGAAGTAACAGATCAGCAGATCTTGGATGCCAAAGCTCAAGTTGGGGCCGGCGGACTCGGTTGTGAACCAGCGAGTGCTGCGAGTGTCGCTGGAGCGAAGTTACTCAAAAGCGAAGGGGTCATTGCTTCCAGTGATCGCGTTGTTTGTATTCTCACGGGACATCAACTAAAAGATCCCAATGCGACAGTGGCTTACCATTCTGCGACTGATGAACATATGGATGAAAAATTGACGAGCCACGGTGTTAACAAAGCGCCTTTTTCGAACGGACCTATTGTCGTCGAGAATGATTTAGATAAAATAATAAAGGTCATTCGATCTTTTTAA
- a CDS encoding M24 family metallopeptidase translates to MFKLSKVQAALDQFSLDGWLFYDFRGSNVLSRRILDIPDNAMGSRRFFYFVPQSGQPVKLVHRIESEALDHLPGEKIVYLKWQELEASIETMLRNANSIAMEYSPRNANPYISRVDAGTVELVRESVESIVPSGDLVQLFEAVWDREQWELHQKAGVETDKAFEIAWSFIASQVREQGSVEEAAVCDIIMQHFDQTGLTTYHPPIVAREAHSGDPHYETGTGTNTAIREGDFVLIDLWAKLDVPRGVYSDMTRVGYVGQQVPEKYTQIFQIVAEARDAAINLVERAFASNTPLQGWEVDQICRDVIEQAGYGSAFVHRTGHSIGQETHGNGANMDNLETHEERLVLPQTCFSIEPGIYLPEFGVRSEVNIFIDELQKVHVTAGERQTEILPIMSEF, encoded by the coding sequence ATGTTCAAACTTTCAAAAGTACAGGCTGCATTGGATCAATTTTCCCTCGATGGTTGGTTGTTCTATGATTTTCGTGGAAGCAATGTATTAAGTAGAAGAATCCTGGATATCCCGGATAATGCGATGGGATCGCGCCGCTTCTTCTATTTTGTCCCTCAGTCAGGACAACCAGTCAAACTGGTCCACCGCATCGAATCTGAAGCACTCGACCATCTTCCTGGTGAGAAAATTGTCTATCTGAAATGGCAGGAACTGGAAGCCAGCATTGAAACGATGTTACGTAACGCAAACTCGATCGCGATGGAGTATTCGCCGCGAAATGCCAATCCCTATATCTCCCGCGTTGATGCAGGGACCGTAGAACTGGTGCGCGAATCAGTTGAGTCGATTGTTCCCTCGGGAGATCTGGTCCAGCTCTTCGAGGCCGTCTGGGATAGAGAGCAATGGGAGCTACACCAGAAAGCAGGAGTTGAAACTGATAAAGCATTTGAGATCGCCTGGTCTTTTATTGCCAGTCAGGTTCGAGAGCAGGGGAGTGTCGAAGAAGCCGCGGTCTGCGATATCATCATGCAGCATTTTGACCAGACAGGACTGACAACGTACCATCCCCCAATTGTAGCGCGGGAAGCACATAGTGGCGATCCGCATTATGAAACGGGAACCGGCACTAATACCGCAATTCGAGAAGGTGACTTTGTACTGATTGATTTATGGGCTAAACTTGATGTACCACGCGGAGTCTATAGCGATATGACGCGCGTCGGGTATGTCGGCCAACAAGTGCCAGAAAAATATACACAGATCTTTCAAATTGTGGCTGAAGCGCGTGATGCAGCCATTAATCTGGTTGAACGAGCGTTTGCATCAAACACGCCCCTTCAAGGCTGGGAAGTCGATCAGATATGTCGCGATGTCATAGAGCAAGCCGGCTACGGTTCCGCTTTTGTCCACCGAACAGGTCATAGTATTGGACAAGAGACGCACGGCAACGGTGCCAACATGGATAATCTTGAAACGCATGAGGAACGGCTTGTCTTGCCGCAAACCTGTTTCTCGATCGAACCAGGAATTTATCTTCCCGAATTCGGAGTGCGCAGCGAAGTCAATATATTTATTGATGAACTTCAAAAAGTCCATGTTACTGCAGGAGAGCGCCAGACAGAGATTCTACCAATCATGAGCGAGTTTTAA
- a CDS encoding HlyD family secretion protein, with protein sequence MIVGQPEMPSELLDDYQVQNNLHEPHSSLGFRALFILMAALVGGIGCAQWVKGIRIDTYVGSLQAPKAIITAKNDAVIQDIHVDEGQTVSGDEVIVTLFDQSLDKSWKAKQQELVALEAELKQSKAKSEVELALRNKEIESEVFNAKLKSSQYLKEQYIHQITNLAWQDFLQDYDSISSTGSNEEVFRSLVYESRLPDENRITAMLRQESARNSAEVFAARVKLCEEQMAELKAIQKKLPNQIRLAMGVEVIMNRLDQVKSELKQLESQREGLQLKAGRYGMVGNFEHEIGDPIQKGTPIVELFDKEHPYLIVEVPSRKISLFDEGTEVKIAFSGNTKGKGIVHKISEQAIQKPGLSETMILVYVEPAGRLWPDLPIGTTVDISLEK encoded by the coding sequence ATGATTGTAGGACAGCCGGAAATGCCTTCTGAATTATTGGATGACTATCAAGTTCAAAATAATCTGCACGAACCCCATTCTTCTCTGGGATTTCGGGCGCTGTTCATTCTGATGGCTGCCCTTGTAGGCGGGATCGGTTGCGCTCAATGGGTAAAGGGCATTCGCATTGATACCTATGTCGGTTCACTGCAGGCTCCCAAAGCCATCATTACCGCGAAAAATGACGCCGTCATTCAGGACATTCATGTGGATGAAGGGCAGACGGTTTCCGGCGATGAGGTCATTGTGACTCTGTTTGATCAATCTCTGGATAAAAGCTGGAAAGCAAAACAACAGGAATTGGTGGCCCTCGAAGCAGAGCTCAAGCAGTCGAAAGCAAAATCAGAAGTCGAACTGGCACTACGAAATAAAGAAATCGAATCGGAAGTCTTCAACGCGAAGTTGAAGTCTTCACAGTACTTGAAAGAACAGTACATCCACCAGATTACGAATCTGGCATGGCAGGATTTTCTTCAGGACTATGATTCCATTTCCAGTACTGGCTCCAATGAAGAAGTGTTTCGTTCTCTGGTTTATGAGAGCCGCCTTCCCGATGAAAATCGGATTACAGCAATGTTACGGCAGGAATCGGCTCGTAATTCTGCGGAAGTGTTTGCTGCACGTGTCAAACTCTGTGAAGAGCAGATGGCAGAACTGAAGGCGATTCAGAAAAAGCTACCGAATCAAATTCGACTCGCGATGGGGGTCGAAGTGATTATGAATCGCTTGGACCAGGTGAAGAGTGAACTCAAACAACTGGAGTCACAGCGCGAAGGGTTGCAGTTGAAGGCCGGACGCTACGGCATGGTCGGAAATTTCGAGCACGAAATTGGTGATCCCATTCAAAAAGGGACTCCGATTGTAGAACTGTTCGATAAAGAGCATCCCTATCTGATTGTGGAGGTTCCCTCTCGGAAGATCAGCTTGTTTGATGAGGGAACGGAAGTCAAAATCGCCTTTTCGGGAAATACAAAAGGAAAAGGCATCGTTCACAAAATCTCAGAGCAGGCGATTCAAAAGCCAGGTTTGAGTGAGACCATGATTCTAGTGTACGTCGAGCCCGCCGGGCGCCTCTGGCCCGATCTGCCTATTGGGACTACAGTCGATATCTCGTTAGAAAAATAA
- a CDS encoding orotidine 5'-phosphate decarboxylase / HUMPS family protein: MKPIVQISLDLTNIEEALETAAMAMRAGVDWLEAGTPLILAEGLNCVRELRKQFPETPIVADLKTMDGGYLEAEMMAKAGATHVVVMSRAHEETIHCVVKAGKDHGVEVMGDNLADDMVSAAKKLEDLGCDYVIHHVGYDERRGIAARGERMPSPLDQLRDVVEAVKIPVQAVGGLSLEQAIRTPEYGAPLVVLGAPLTIDADSFKTASGNLEDSLRMICEKVHAYGDVAIGGQK; this comes from the coding sequence ATGAAACCGATCGTACAAATCTCATTAGATCTGACCAATATTGAAGAAGCTCTGGAAACAGCGGCAATGGCCATGCGCGCGGGTGTTGACTGGCTGGAGGCGGGTACTCCCCTGATTCTGGCAGAAGGCTTGAACTGCGTGCGGGAGCTTCGCAAACAGTTTCCGGAAACACCTATTGTCGCAGATCTGAAAACAATGGATGGAGGCTATCTCGAGGCTGAGATGATGGCCAAGGCAGGTGCTACTCATGTTGTAGTCATGTCACGAGCACATGAAGAAACAATTCACTGTGTTGTCAAAGCAGGAAAAGATCACGGCGTCGAAGTGATGGGAGATAACTTGGCCGACGACATGGTCTCCGCCGCGAAAAAACTCGAAGACCTGGGCTGCGACTATGTGATTCATCATGTCGGTTATGATGAACGTCGAGGAATTGCCGCACGAGGAGAGCGAATGCCCAGCCCGTTGGATCAATTAAGGGATGTTGTCGAAGCCGTCAAGATTCCCGTTCAGGCGGTCGGCGGACTTTCGTTAGAGCAGGCGATTCGGACTCCCGAATATGGAGCACCACTTGTCGTCCTCGGAGCACCGTTGACAATCGACGCCGACTCATTCAAAACAGCGAGCGGGAATCTGGAAGACTCGCTGAGAATGATTTGTGAGAAAGTACATGCTTATGGTGATGTTGCGATCGGAGGTCAAAAATGA
- a CDS encoding zinc-binding dehydrogenase, which yields MSSAESIQTAVVNYAPEANSVELQDIPVPEIGPDEVLLEVSAVGVCGSDLHQWTADHSWPVNYPVVLGHEFAGTISKTGNLVKNWSTGDRVVSETAAIIDPDNPMSREGRYNLDPTRKGFGYGVNGAMTQFVRVPARCLHRVPDSLPLEKAALTEPCCVAYNAVVMNGVIQPGDRIVVFGPGPIGLLCAAMARLQGAEVAVVGLERDKGRLEIAEQYYGCQPIVEGLDDWVQEVDGLGVNGVVDAAGVSVTLKKSLEIVRPGGWISKVGWGPQPLGFSLDPLVQKNIRLQGSFSHNWPIWERVIRLLTTGQLNIEPIIGGTWSLNEWHTAFETMHSGEIVKAVLTP from the coding sequence ATGAGTTCGGCTGAATCAATACAAACCGCAGTTGTGAATTATGCACCGGAAGCAAATTCTGTCGAACTTCAGGATATTCCGGTTCCTGAAATCGGGCCTGATGAAGTACTGCTTGAAGTTTCTGCTGTGGGAGTTTGCGGCAGTGACCTTCATCAATGGACGGCAGACCATAGTTGGCCTGTGAATTATCCCGTTGTATTGGGACACGAATTTGCCGGGACGATCTCCAAGACAGGAAATTTGGTTAAAAACTGGTCTACAGGAGATCGCGTTGTCAGTGAGACGGCGGCCATCATCGATCCAGATAACCCGATGTCACGTGAAGGACGCTATAATCTGGATCCCACCCGAAAAGGGTTTGGATACGGCGTCAATGGCGCAATGACTCAGTTTGTACGCGTTCCTGCACGCTGCCTGCATCGTGTACCTGACAGCCTGCCATTGGAAAAAGCGGCACTTACTGAACCTTGCTGCGTTGCCTATAACGCGGTTGTGATGAATGGAGTCATCCAACCGGGAGATCGAATTGTGGTCTTTGGGCCTGGTCCCATCGGGTTACTTTGTGCAGCCATGGCTCGCTTGCAGGGGGCTGAAGTCGCTGTCGTCGGCCTGGAACGAGACAAAGGCCGCTTGGAAATTGCCGAGCAATATTACGGCTGTCAGCCGATTGTCGAAGGACTTGATGACTGGGTTCAGGAAGTCGATGGACTGGGCGTCAATGGCGTAGTGGATGCAGCCGGCGTTTCGGTGACCTTGAAAAAGTCGCTGGAGATTGTGCGCCCGGGAGGCTGGATCAGTAAAGTTGGCTGGGGGCCTCAACCACTGGGCTTTTCTCTAGATCCACTGGTACAAAAAAACATCCGTCTCCAAGGCAGCTTCAGCCATAACTGGCCAATCTGGGAACGTGTGATTCGATTGCTGACAACGGGCCAGTTGAATATAGAACCCATCATTGGTGGAACCTGGTCTTTGAATGAATGGCACACTGCCTTCGAAACCATGCATTCCGGCGAAATTGTCAAAGCGGTACTCACTCCGTAA